The genomic DNA CGAGAGCGTGGAGAAGCGTGCCGACGGCAGCTTCCTGGTGAAGACCTCTTCCGGCGAGCACGAGTCCCACACGGTGATCATCGCCACCGGTGCGGCTCCCCGCCACCTTGGCCTGCCGAACGAGAAGTCGCTCATCGGCCGCGGACTGACCTCTTGCGCCACCTGCGACGGTGCCTTCTACCGCGATGTGCCGGTGGCCGTGATCGGCGGCGGCGATAGCGCGGCGGAGGAAGCGACCTTCCTGACCCGCTTCGCGAGCAAGGTTTACCTCATCCACCGGCGCGAGGAGCTGCGCGCCTCCAAGATCATGGCGGACCGCGCGCTGGCGAACCCGAAGATCGAGCCGGTCTGGAACAGCACCGTGACGGAGTATCTCACCGATGAAGCGGGCGAGGTGCGTGCGGTGACGCTGAAGAACTTGGTTACCGGCGAGGAGAGTGAACTGGAGCTGAAGTGTGTCTTCGTCGCCATCGGTCACGTTCCGAACAGCGCTTTCCTCGGCGACCTCGTCGACAAGGACGAGAACGGCTACATCATCCAGACCCCGGGCCGCACCGCCACCAAGACCGAAGGCCTCTTCGCCGCGGGTGACGTGTCCGACCACTACTACCGCCAGGCCATCACGGCGGCTGGCCA from Luteolibacter rhizosphaerae includes the following:
- the trxB gene encoding thioredoxin-disulfide reductase; the encoded protein is MENVIIIGTGCAGYTAAIYTGRANLTPLMLTGTQPGGQLTTTTEVENFPGFPEGIMGPELMMNMQKQAEKFGARIEYANVESVEKRADGSFLVKTSSGEHESHTVIIATGAAPRHLGLPNEKSLIGRGLTSCATCDGAFYRDVPVAVIGGGDSAAEEATFLTRFASKVYLIHRREELRASKIMADRALANPKIEPVWNSTVTEYLTDEAGEVRAVTLKNLVTGEESELELKCVFVAIGHVPNSAFLGDLVDKDENGYIIQTPGRTATKTEGLFAAGDVSDHYYRQAITAAGQGCAAALEAERYLADHE